A window of Bradyrhizobium quebecense genomic DNA:
GGTCTGGTGTCGGATTGTCGCACCGCAGCTCGCTGCGTCGCCGGCAAACCGCGAATGCGATCCTCAATGGCGTAGAACATCGCGATCCGCTGCAGCGCTTCCGCGGCAATCGGCGATTTCGTCGCGATGTGGACGTCCCAGAACTTCCGCCGCGCATGCGCGAAGCAGAACGCCAGTTGCACCAGACGGCCGCCGTTTTTAATCAGCCCCTTGTACCCGGCGTAGCCGTCGACCTGCAGGATGCCGTCGTAGTCTCCAAACAGCTGCCTGGCGCGGATTGCCTTGCGATCCTCGGCGAACACGTAGACTACTGCCGGCGGCGCCGGGCCGCCCCACGGGCGGTCGTCGGTGGCGATCGCCCAGAACTGGCAGACTTTGGTTCTGCCACGGCCGGGATCGAGAACTGGCAGCGGCGTCTCGTCGGCAAACAGCCGCGGGTAGGACATCACTGCGCGGCGCAACAGCGCGTGAAGCGGCTTCAGCCACCAGGCGACGCGGCCCATCCACGAGGCCAGCGTTTGCCGGTCGAGCGTGATGCCTTGGGCGGCAAACATCTGTTCCTGGCGATACAGCGGCAGCTGGTAGCCGTATTTCATCACCGCGACGTGGGCCAGCAAGGCTTCCGTCACCATTCCACCGTCGATCGCCTGGGCCGGCGCGGGTGCCTGCAGAACACCCTGGCGGCATCCCCGGCAGCCGTACCGTGGACGCATGATGCGCTTGACCCGGTACTGCATCGGAATGACGTCGAAGGCTTCCTTGACGGTCTCCCCGATCTTGTGCAGCTGCTCGCCGCAGCAAGGGCAGATGTGGCTCTCGATATCGATCACGACATCGATGCGCGGCAAATGCTCCGGAAGCTTCCCCCGGTTGCGTCGCGCCGGTCGCTTTCCACGGCCCTCCGCTCCGTCAGGCAGCCTGCCTCCGGTCACGTCGTCGTTGGCGGCGGCACGAACCGCCTGTGCCCTGATGGTGAAGAGAGACAGCTGTCCGATATCCAGTGTCTCGGAGCGCGGACCGAAGATCGTGCGCTTGTACTGGGACAGGATCATCAGGAGCTTGTCGTTCTCCTGGATCGCAGCGTCGCGTTGGGCGATCGCTGCATCACGCTCGGTCGCCAGCGTGCTGCATTCCTCCGACAACGCCGCAAGCCGTGACGATAGCGTCATCACGGCTTGTCGGAGCAATGCTGGATCGGAAGGCAAATCACTCATGCAGAGCGATTCTACAACAACTCCGCATGAGTGACGAACGACTCTTGATAATGATCAACCAGCTCGCATCGGCTGATCCACAACTCGCATCGGCACACGCTTCCAGTCCGAGCCATCGAGCAGCACCGAGAGCTGAGCATGAGATAGCGACATGACGCCTTCCTTGATCGGCGGCCAGGTGAACTGCCCCTCGATTCTTTTGTAGTAAAGGACAAGGCCGCTTCCATCCCAAGTCAGGATCTTCACGCGATCTCGGCGCTTGGAGCGGAAGACATAAAGTCCGCCGTCGAACGGATCGGCTCCAAAGGCCTCGCTCACCAGCATCGCCAGCGAGTCCATGCCGCGGCGGAAATCGACCGGCTGCGTCGCAATCCAGATCGACAACCCAGCTCGAAGCCCGATCATCGACCAACCGTCCCGACCGCCGCCAGCACCTCGCACAGTGCCTCCCGGTCCACTGTCCCCCTGACACGGATGCGAATCGCGCCGACCTCGATCTCGATCGCCGCCTGCTCCTCACTCGGGCGCCCACAGCCGGTGATCGCGACCGGCACAAAGCCAGGTGGCATGCCTCTGTCCCCGCGCTCCGCGACCTGCGCCCGCGTAGCCTGGCGACGCCAGAGAAACAACAGGCTTGGACTGATGTCGTGTCGCCGCGCCACTGCGGACACGCTTGCACCCGGCGCAAAACTCTCCGCAACAATCGCCGCCTTCGCATCGGTCGACCAGCGCCGACGTCGGCCCGTCCCGGTGATGATCTCGACACGCTGCAGCGTGTCGGCGCCGTGTTCGAGGATAGGCATATGCCTATCCTTATCGCTATCCTTACGACTATCCTTTGACATTGTGACCTCGCGACACACCATTCCGCGAGATCTTCCTAGCCGACCAGATCAACCCTCAGCGCGTGGTCTCCGCATGACGCTCACCGTCCACTTAAACGAGGTGGGGTTGTCGTACCGCTATCAGTTCAACACGATCAGGCTCAGGCTTCTCAAGATCGCAGCCCGCGTCATCGAGACCGCCACCCGCGTCCGTCTCGCCTTCGCTGCGGCGTGCCCCGACGCCGACCTGTTCCGCGGCTTGGCAAACGCTCTGGTCCCGCAAGCACCCTGACGCGCGGGGCATGAGCCCCCGGTCACCCCGCTGCCGTCCTCCAACGCGTTCACGAAGTCGGGTCGAAAAGCGGCGAAAAAGCCGAAGCGTTCGCGCGCGCCTTCACCCCGACCGGAAATGTTCCAGCTGCCCCGCCCGGCAATCATGAATAAGACGGGCTAGCTCGGATGGATACGGCTTTGCGGTGGTCACCGGCAATTCGCCGGTAGGGTCGGGTTGCTGACACCAACCTGATTCGACGAACGACCGATGACCGACGAGAGATGATAAACCACCGCCGGCATTCCAGGAACGGACATACGGTCTTACCGTTTACGCCCCGAGCGCACGAAGGCACAAACAAAGAAAGGTTGACAACGCCATATATCCTGCGCGCGGCGGCGCCGCCGCGCGCGCTTTGGCCGGGAGGGG
This region includes:
- the tnpC gene encoding IS66 family transposase, coding for MTLSSRLAALSEECSTLATERDAAIAQRDAAIQENDKLLMILSQYKRTIFGPRSETLDIGQLSLFTIRAQAVRAAANDDVTGGRLPDGAEGRGKRPARRNRGKLPEHLPRIDVVIDIESHICPCCGEQLHKIGETVKEAFDVIPMQYRVKRIMRPRYGCRGCRQGVLQAPAPAQAIDGGMVTEALLAHVAVMKYGYQLPLYRQEQMFAAQGITLDRQTLASWMGRVAWWLKPLHALLRRAVMSYPRLFADETPLPVLDPGRGRTKVCQFWAIATDDRPWGGPAPPAVVYVFAEDRKAIRARQLFGDYDGILQVDGYAGYKGLIKNGGRLVQLAFCFAHARRKFWDVHIATKSPIAAEALQRIAMFYAIEDRIRGLPATQRAAVRQSDTRPLIEDFKPWLEARLLEVSKKSGLGKAIRYTLNHWDGLTRFIDDGRIEIDSNTVERSIKPIGLGKKNYLFAGSEGGAETWATLASLINSAKLHDIDPRHYLTDVLERIVSGRTKINQLNTLLPWNWKAERDGSEPKLAA
- the tnpB gene encoding IS66 family insertion sequence element accessory protein TnpB (TnpB, as the term is used for proteins encoded by IS66 family insertion elements, is considered an accessory protein, since TnpC, encoded by a neighboring gene, is a DDE family transposase.) — translated: MIGLRAGLSIWIATQPVDFRRGMDSLAMLVSEAFGADPFDGGLYVFRSKRRDRVKILTWDGSGLVLYYKRIEGQFTWPPIKEGVMSLSHAQLSVLLDGSDWKRVPMRVVDQPMRAG
- the tnpA gene encoding IS66-like element accessory protein TnpA, which translates into the protein MPILEHGADTLQRVEIITGTGRRRRWSTDAKAAIVAESFAPGASVSAVARRHDISPSLLFLWRRQATRAQVAERGDRGMPPGFVPVAITGCGRPSEEQAAIEIEVGAIRIRVRGTVDREALCEVLAAVGTVGR